From Paenibacillus thermoaerophilus, one genomic window encodes:
- a CDS encoding EAL domain-containing protein: protein MDDFGTGYSSLSYLSRLPLDSLKIDRSFLTDIGRNHENKSIVTTILALARNLRLNVVAEGVEKSEQAAYLLEQGCEEAQGYYYSRPLPAEDVTRLLSARTKFNAAAGTKPAG from the coding sequence ATCGACGACTTCGGCACCGGGTATTCGTCGCTCAGCTATTTGTCAAGACTGCCGCTCGATTCGCTCAAGATCGATCGCTCCTTCCTGACCGACATCGGCCGCAACCACGAAAACAAATCGATCGTCACCACGATCCTCGCCCTGGCCCGGAACCTTCGCCTGAACGTCGTGGCCGAAGGGGTCGAGAAGAGCGAGCAGGCGGCGTATTTGTTGGAACAAGGATGCGAAGAGGCGCAAGGCTACTATTACTCCCGGCCGCTTCCGGCCGAGGACGTGACGAGGCTGCTAAGCGCGCGAACGAAGTTCAACGCGGCCGCCGGAACGAAGCCGGCCGGCTAA
- a CDS encoding acyl-CoA thioesterase — MHVKTRQHRLRVRYQETDQMGVVYHANYLNWMEIGRTEWIRAEGLPYRRLEERGLLLPVVDLQVSYRHPARYDDIVEVHTRVTGYSRVKLEFEYEIWRVDGAEESGEERSVLLLTGLTRHIWMNASWKPCRIDKEAPELYAILVESGGRDI, encoded by the coding sequence ATGCACGTCAAGACTCGCCAGCATCGCCTGAGGGTGCGTTATCAGGAGACCGACCAGATGGGAGTCGTCTATCACGCCAACTATTTAAACTGGATGGAAATCGGGCGGACGGAATGGATTCGGGCGGAGGGCCTTCCCTACCGGCGATTGGAGGAACGGGGGCTGCTGCTGCCGGTTGTGGACCTGCAAGTGAGCTACAGGCACCCGGCGCGCTACGACGATATCGTTGAAGTGCACACGCGCGTTACGGGTTATTCGCGCGTGAAGCTCGAATTCGAATACGAGATTTGGCGGGTAGACGGAGCGGAGGAATCCGGGGAGGAACGGAGCGTCCTGCTGCTGACGGGTTTGACCCGCCACATCTGGATGAACGCTTCGTGGAAGCCCTGCCGAATCGACAAGGAAGCGCCGGAGCTGTACGCGATCCTCGTCGAATCGGGAGGGCGGGACATTTAG
- the pyk gene encoding pyruvate kinase, whose amino-acid sequence MRKTKIVCTIGPASESVDMLRKMVQAGMNVMRLNFSHGDYNEHGTRIRNLRQVCEELGATVAILLDTKGPEIRTGSFKTDTVDLVQGGTVTLTTEQIVGDASRFSVTYPDLPKDLNVGSTVLIDDGLIELRVEAIEGTEIHCRILNGGTIKQKRGVNVPGVKTSFPILSEKDRQDIIWGIGQNVDFIAASFVRRASDVLEIRRLLEEHNAAHIQIIAKIENQEGVDNLDEILEVADGLMVARGDMGVEIPAEEVPLVQKRMIKKCNKAGKPVITATQMLDSMQRNPRPTRAEASDVANAIFDGTDATMLSGESAQGKYPVESVLTMARIAERAEMALEHRELFIKQSNLQPNSVTEVISQAVANSALDLDAAAILTATESGYTARMVSKYRPKAPIIAVTPNDSVMRKLSLVWGVLPVKGQIVESTDNMFEMAVEAGLSKGLLKLGDTVVITAGIPVGRSGTTNLIKVHQIGEMLGKGQGIGSQTASGQVVVARSAAEAIAKMRDGAILVTISTDKEYMPAIERASALITETGGITSHAAVVGLNLGIPVIVGVERATELLKDDATVAVYPEVGVIYTGGAKVL is encoded by the coding sequence ATGCGTAAAACCAAAATCGTCTGTACAATTGGACCGGCGAGCGAGTCCGTCGACATGCTCCGCAAGATGGTTCAGGCGGGCATGAACGTCATGCGCCTCAACTTTTCCCACGGGGACTACAACGAGCACGGAACCCGAATCCGCAATCTGCGCCAGGTTTGCGAGGAGTTGGGCGCCACCGTCGCCATCCTGCTCGACACCAAGGGGCCGGAGATTCGCACCGGCTCGTTCAAGACGGATACGGTCGATCTGGTTCAAGGCGGAACCGTTACGCTGACCACGGAGCAGATCGTCGGCGACGCCAGCCGTTTTTCCGTTACTTATCCGGATCTGCCGAAAGACCTGAACGTCGGTTCGACGGTGCTCATCGACGACGGCTTGATCGAGCTTCGCGTCGAAGCGATCGAAGGAACCGAGATCCATTGCCGTATTTTAAACGGCGGCACCATCAAACAAAAACGCGGCGTCAACGTCCCCGGCGTCAAGACGTCGTTCCCGATCCTGAGCGAGAAAGACCGGCAGGATATCATCTGGGGGATCGGCCAAAACGTCGATTTCATCGCGGCTTCCTTCGTCCGCCGGGCGAGCGACGTCCTGGAGATCCGCAGGCTGCTGGAGGAGCATAATGCGGCGCATATCCAGATTATCGCGAAGATCGAAAACCAGGAAGGCGTCGACAATCTGGACGAGATCCTGGAGGTTGCCGACGGCCTGATGGTCGCGCGCGGCGACATGGGCGTCGAGATTCCGGCCGAAGAAGTGCCGCTCGTGCAGAAGCGCATGATCAAAAAATGCAACAAAGCCGGCAAACCGGTTATCACGGCTACGCAAATGCTCGATTCGATGCAGCGCAATCCCCGCCCGACCCGCGCGGAAGCGAGCGACGTCGCCAACGCCATCTTCGACGGCACGGACGCGACGATGCTGTCCGGCGAGTCCGCTCAGGGCAAGTATCCGGTGGAATCGGTGCTGACGATGGCCCGGATCGCGGAGAGAGCGGAAATGGCGCTCGAGCACCGAGAGCTGTTCATCAAACAAAGCAACCTGCAGCCAAATTCCGTGACGGAAGTCATCAGCCAAGCGGTCGCCAACTCGGCTCTCGATCTGGACGCCGCCGCCATCCTGACGGCGACGGAGAGCGGATATACCGCGCGGATGGTATCCAAATACCGTCCGAAGGCGCCGATCATCGCCGTTACGCCTAACGACTCTGTCATGCGCAAGCTCAGCCTCGTCTGGGGCGTGCTGCCGGTCAAAGGGCAAATCGTCGAGAGCACGGACAACATGTTTGAGATGGCCGTGGAGGCCGGATTGTCCAAAGGCCTGCTCAAGCTGGGAGACACGGTGGTCATCACCGCGGGCATCCCGGTCGGACGCTCGGGCACGACGAATTTGATCAAGGTGCATCAGATCGGCGAGATGCTGGGGAAAGGCCAGGGCATCGGTTCGCAGACGGCGAGCGGACAAGTCGTGGTCGCCCGCAGCGCGGCGGAGGCGATCGCGAAAATGCGCGACGGCGCCATCCTCGTTACGATCTCGACCGACAAGGAATATATGCCTGCGATCGAACGCGCGTCGGCGCTTATCACGGAGACGGGCGGAATCACGTCCCATGCCGCGGTGGTCGGCCTGAACCTCGGCATTCCGGTAATCGTCGGCGTCGAACGCGCGACGGAGCTTCTTAAGGATGACGCCACCGTGGCGGTTTATCCGGAAGTCGGCGTCATTTACACCGGCGGCGCAAAAGTGCTCTAA
- a CDS encoding acetyl-CoA carboxylase carboxyltransferase subunit alpha, whose product MAGEMQFERPLVELRAKIEELKRFGVEKQIDFTEEIARLEERYAKLEEELYGNLTASQKMQLVRHPQRPTTLDYIQLIFTDFIELHGDRLFGDDKAIVGGIARLNGRPVTVVGHQKGKDTKDNLARNFGMPHPEGFRKALRLMRQADKFRRPIIAFIDTTGAYPGSAAEERGQSEAIARNLLEMSGFGVPIVCVVIGEGGSGGALALGVGNRVLMLENAIYSVISPNGAASILWKDASKADQAAELMKITASDLYEFGIIDEIIPEPKGGAQRSYERQAELVKEALVRHLQELSSMTPEQLRDDRYGKFRRMGRYQLRQISQEEAETHA is encoded by the coding sequence ATGGCGGGTGAAATGCAATTCGAACGGCCGTTGGTCGAGCTTCGCGCCAAGATCGAGGAGCTCAAACGGTTCGGCGTCGAGAAGCAGATCGACTTCACGGAAGAGATTGCCCGGCTGGAAGAGCGTTACGCCAAGCTGGAGGAAGAACTGTACGGCAATCTGACCGCGTCGCAAAAAATGCAGTTGGTGCGCCATCCGCAGCGCCCGACCACGCTGGATTACATCCAATTGATTTTCACCGATTTTATCGAATTGCACGGCGACCGCCTGTTCGGAGACGACAAGGCGATCGTCGGGGGCATCGCGCGCCTGAACGGCCGGCCCGTAACCGTTGTCGGCCATCAGAAGGGCAAGGATACGAAGGACAACCTCGCCCGCAACTTCGGCATGCCTCACCCGGAAGGATTCCGGAAGGCGCTTCGCCTGATGAGGCAAGCGGACAAATTTCGCCGGCCGATCATCGCGTTTATCGACACGACCGGCGCATACCCGGGCAGCGCAGCGGAGGAGAGGGGCCAATCGGAAGCGATTGCCCGCAATCTGCTGGAGATGTCCGGCTTTGGCGTGCCGATCGTCTGCGTCGTGATCGGCGAAGGCGGAAGCGGCGGCGCGCTGGCATTGGGCGTCGGCAATCGCGTGCTGATGCTGGAGAATGCCATTTACTCCGTCATTTCGCCCAACGGTGCAGCCTCGATCCTGTGGAAAGACGCTTCCAAGGCCGACCAGGCCGCAGAGTTGATGAAAATAACGGCGAGCGACTTGTACGAATTCGGTATTATCGATGAGATTATACCCGAGCCCAAGGGCGGGGCCCAGCGTTCTTACGAACGGCAGGCCGAACTCGTCAAGGAAGCGCTGGTGCGTCATTTGCAGGAGCTGAGCTCCATGACGCCGGAGCAGCTTCGCGACGACCGTTACGGCAAGTTCCGCCGGATGGGCCGATATCAACTTCGTCAGATCAGCCAGGAGGAAGCAGAAACCCATGCGTAA
- the accD gene encoding acetyl-CoA carboxylase, carboxyltransferase subunit beta, translating to MSIKDLFQKKRKYATVPTERLAERDAENADERPRRPEVPEGLMNKCPRCGTILYSKELEKNLKVCSSCSHHFKLGAWERVEMLMDEGRLFEFDEHLEPVNPLNFPGYDEKLAKAQAKTGLKEGVVTGEGTICGQPVVLAVMSFEFFAGSMGSVVGEKVTRAAERALEKKVPLIIFSTSGGARMQESIFSLMQMAKTSAAIARFQEAGGLYISVITDPTYGGVSASFSMLGDYIFAEPGAAFGFAGPVVIEQTIRQKLPDKFQTAEFNLQHGQLDRVVHRKELRTILGKILEMHAPVAEGGVAHGG from the coding sequence TTGTCTATCAAGGATTTGTTTCAGAAGAAACGCAAGTATGCAACCGTACCGACGGAACGGCTCGCCGAGCGGGATGCGGAGAATGCGGACGAGCGGCCCCGCCGCCCGGAAGTGCCCGAAGGGCTCATGAACAAGTGTCCGCGCTGCGGCACGATTCTATATAGCAAGGAACTGGAGAAAAACCTGAAAGTTTGTTCGTCCTGCTCCCATCACTTCAAGCTTGGCGCCTGGGAACGGGTCGAGATGCTGATGGACGAAGGCCGCCTCTTCGAGTTCGACGAGCACTTGGAACCGGTGAACCCGTTGAATTTTCCGGGCTACGACGAGAAGCTGGCCAAGGCCCAGGCCAAAACGGGGTTGAAGGAAGGGGTCGTGACGGGAGAAGGCACTATCTGCGGGCAGCCGGTCGTGCTCGCGGTGATGAGCTTCGAGTTTTTTGCAGGCAGCATGGGTTCGGTCGTCGGGGAGAAAGTAACCCGGGCGGCGGAACGCGCGCTGGAGAAAAAAGTGCCGTTGATCATTTTCTCCACGTCGGGCGGAGCCCGCATGCAGGAATCGATCTTCAGCCTGATGCAGATGGCGAAGACAAGCGCGGCAATCGCACGGTTTCAGGAAGCCGGCGGGCTGTACATATCGGTCATTACCGATCCGACGTACGGCGGCGTGTCGGCAAGCTTCTCCATGCTCGGAGATTACATCTTCGCCGAGCCCGGAGCGGCGTTCGGCTTCGCGGGTCCGGTCGTCATCGAGCAGACGATCCGCCAGAAGCTGCCGGACAAGTTCCAGACGGCGGAATTTAACCTGCAGCACGGACAGTTGGACCGCGTGGTGCACCGAAAAGAGCTGAGAACGATTCTCGGTAAAATTCTGGAAATGCATGCGCCGGTTGCCGAAGGGGGAGTGGCACATGGCGGGTGA
- a CDS encoding glutamate decarboxylase has translation MWTVIYIAPTAKIADRIKQRLTEEGFLVQVRAINVTKQQYEILVPEGELDEVQEVLSEILHR, from the coding sequence ATGTGGACGGTTATATACATCGCACCTACGGCGAAAATCGCGGACAGAATCAAGCAAAGGCTTACGGAAGAAGGGTTTTTGGTGCAAGTGCGGGCCATTAACGTCACGAAGCAGCAATATGAGATTCTCGTTCCGGAAGGCGAACTGGACGAGGTACAGGAAGTGCTTAGCGAAATCCTGCATCGCTGA
- a CDS encoding phosphatidylglycerophosphatase A family protein has protein sequence MDTQSVIELLESRGVTVREVASIVLRLQQPYNASLTLADCEESVRHVLGKREVQYTLHTGIALDIMAERKQLPEPLQSILERDESLYGVDETLALGITSVYGMIGLTSFGYLDKEKIGIIRKLNEDHRRIHVFLDDLVAGLAAAASARIAHRGGESAGSAKLRRPDA, from the coding sequence ATGGATACGCAATCCGTGATCGAATTGCTGGAAAGTCGGGGCGTGACCGTCCGGGAGGTGGCGTCGATTGTGCTGCGGCTTCAGCAGCCGTACAATGCGTCGCTGACCCTGGCGGATTGCGAGGAGAGCGTGCGCCATGTGCTCGGCAAGCGAGAAGTGCAGTATACGCTGCACACCGGCATCGCCTTGGACATCATGGCGGAGCGGAAGCAACTTCCGGAGCCGTTGCAGTCGATCCTGGAGCGGGACGAGTCGCTCTACGGCGTCGACGAGACGCTGGCGCTCGGCATTACGAGCGTCTACGGCATGATCGGCTTGACAAGCTTCGGATATCTGGACAAGGAGAAGATCGGCATCATCCGAAAGCTGAACGAGGACCATCGCCGCATTCATGTGTTTCTGGACGACCTCGTGGCCGGACTGGCGGCAGCCGCTTCCGCGCGGATCGCCCATCGGGGCGGCGAATCGGCCGGAAGCGCCAAGTTGCGCCGGCCGGATGCCTGA
- a CDS encoding DNA polymerase III subunit alpha — protein MSGFVHLHVHSEYSLLDGAARIQQLVQRAADMGMKALALTDHGVMYGAIPFYRACLEHGIKPIIGCEVYVTAGSMFDRGPRHEQPVYHLILLAKNGTGYRNLMKICSDAHLHGFHYRPRTDLEQLAKHGEGLICLSSCLRGEVPQRLLEGNREEAVAAAKRYRQIFGEDYYIELQDHGMLEQRKLLPELISLARELDVPLVATNDVHYLEREDSELQELLMCIGTGKTLEDEDRLKIHGDQLYLKSEAEMAELFGYVPEALANTVAVADKCNLVLELGKHILPSYEPLPEGMNAESYLRELCEAGLKERYGHLDEWRSEEGRRRLNERLDYELDVIARMGFSDYFLIVWDFIRYAHENGIATGPGRGSSAGSLVAYVLRITDVDPIRHKLLFERFLNPERVTMPDIDIDFSDERRDEVIRYVADKYGRDRVAQIITFGTLAARAAVRDVGRALNVPYADVDRAAKLIPMQPGMTLEAALRQSPELRAMAERGGKTGEMLKFARKVEGLPRHASTHAAGVVISREALTEFVPLQEGSETAPLTQYPMEHLEAVGLLKMDFLGLRNLSIIERTLKFVRDHLGVEVSFREAMDNDPLTYGMLGRGDTTGVFQLESAGMRRVLRELKPSGFEDIVSVLALYRPGPMEFIPNYIAAKHGRMEVRYPHPDLEPILKDTYGIIVYQEQIMQIASRMAGFTLGEADLLRRAVSKKKREVLDEQRGRFVQGSVRMGYSETDAHTVYDMIVRFADYGFPRAHAAAYAVLAFQTAYLKAHYPVPFMASMLASVMGNQRKLAEYIEECRRTGIEVLPPDVNESGVGFTPVFVGDGKGAIRFGLAAIKNVGHHAIESILQERKEKPFASLMDFCRRVDLRVCNKRVIESLIQAGAFDRLGGHRAQLIAALDETVEAAVKWRKERDEFQLHLFGFHEDDSWETPLPEVRPYDHNRRLELERELLGMYLSGHPLDGWQRVLEHPELDELHLLAESGKDGQIVITAGMIVSVKPIVTRKGQQMAFAELEDRVDRAELVLFPELWRQTGERLAKGSLWLAVGRLQIQEEGPVKLVGERLYPLDESHPDALEQALLAARSLAARPQRTGGGTGSGQRRPYGREAGPSSPMTVAAGTRSPAAGSGRPRLYVRVAPDMEEPGRLKQLQRLLQSSRGTVPVVLYYERTRRAVELNPAYNVQPGEELLRAVEKWMGPGSVRVK, from the coding sequence ATGAGCGGATTCGTCCATCTGCATGTGCACAGCGAATACAGCTTGCTCGACGGAGCCGCGAGAATTCAACAGCTCGTGCAGCGGGCGGCCGACATGGGGATGAAGGCGCTCGCGCTGACGGACCACGGAGTGATGTACGGGGCGATTCCGTTTTACCGGGCGTGCCTGGAACACGGCATCAAGCCGATCATCGGCTGCGAGGTCTATGTGACGGCCGGGTCCATGTTCGATCGCGGCCCCCGGCACGAGCAGCCCGTCTATCATCTGATTCTGCTCGCGAAGAACGGAACCGGTTACCGGAATTTGATGAAAATATGCTCGGACGCCCATCTTCACGGCTTTCATTACCGGCCGCGCACGGATCTCGAACAGTTGGCGAAGCACGGCGAAGGCCTGATATGCCTCAGCTCTTGCCTGCGCGGCGAAGTGCCGCAGCGGCTGCTGGAAGGCAATCGCGAAGAGGCGGTTGCGGCCGCGAAGCGTTACCGGCAAATATTCGGCGAGGATTATTACATCGAGCTGCAGGACCACGGCATGCTGGAGCAGCGCAAGCTGCTGCCCGAGCTGATCTCGCTCGCCCGCGAGCTGGACGTACCGCTTGTCGCGACAAACGACGTGCACTATCTGGAGCGGGAGGACAGCGAACTGCAGGAACTGCTGATGTGCATCGGCACCGGCAAGACGCTGGAGGACGAGGACCGGTTGAAAATCCACGGCGATCAGCTTTATCTCAAGAGCGAGGCCGAGATGGCGGAGCTGTTCGGCTACGTGCCGGAAGCGCTGGCGAATACGGTTGCCGTAGCCGATAAATGCAATCTCGTTCTGGAGCTGGGCAAACATATCTTGCCGTCGTACGAGCCGCTGCCCGAAGGGATGAACGCGGAGAGCTACCTGCGGGAGCTGTGCGAGGCCGGTCTGAAGGAGCGATATGGGCATCTGGACGAGTGGCGGTCGGAGGAAGGAAGACGGCGGCTGAACGAGCGGCTGGATTATGAGCTGGACGTAATCGCCCGGATGGGCTTCTCCGACTATTTCCTGATCGTCTGGGATTTTATCCGCTACGCGCACGAGAACGGCATCGCCACCGGACCCGGGCGCGGCTCGTCGGCTGGCAGTCTCGTCGCTTACGTGCTGCGCATTACGGACGTCGATCCGATCCGGCACAAATTGCTGTTCGAGCGTTTTCTCAATCCCGAACGGGTGACGATGCCGGATATCGATATCGACTTCAGCGACGAGCGGCGGGACGAAGTGATCCGGTACGTCGCCGACAAATACGGCCGGGACCGCGTGGCGCAGATCATCACGTTCGGGACGCTGGCGGCGCGCGCAGCGGTTCGCGACGTCGGCCGCGCGCTTAACGTGCCGTACGCCGATGTCGACCGGGCGGCCAAGCTGATTCCGATGCAGCCGGGCATGACTTTGGAGGCGGCTCTGCGGCAGTCGCCGGAGCTGCGGGCGATGGCCGAGCGTGGCGGCAAGACGGGCGAGATGCTCAAGTTCGCGCGCAAGGTGGAGGGGCTGCCGAGGCACGCGTCCACCCACGCGGCCGGCGTCGTAATCTCCCGAGAAGCGCTGACCGAATTCGTACCGCTGCAGGAAGGCAGCGAGACCGCTCCGCTGACGCAGTACCCGATGGAGCATCTGGAAGCGGTCGGCCTGCTGAAGATGGATTTCCTCGGTCTGCGCAACCTGTCGATCATCGAGCGCACGCTGAAATTCGTGAGGGACCATCTCGGCGTCGAGGTATCGTTCCGGGAAGCGATGGACAACGATCCGCTCACCTACGGGATGCTGGGGCGCGGGGACACCACGGGCGTGTTCCAGTTGGAGTCCGCCGGCATGAGGCGGGTGCTGCGGGAATTAAAGCCGAGCGGATTCGAGGATATCGTCTCGGTGCTGGCTCTGTACCGTCCGGGGCCGATGGAGTTTATACCGAATTATATCGCCGCCAAGCACGGCAGGATGGAGGTGCGGTATCCGCATCCCGATCTGGAGCCGATTCTGAAGGATACGTACGGGATTATCGTCTACCAGGAGCAGATCATGCAGATCGCCTCGCGGATGGCCGGATTCACGCTGGGCGAAGCCGATCTGCTGCGCCGCGCCGTCAGCAAGAAGAAGCGCGAAGTGCTGGACGAGCAGCGCGGGCGCTTCGTGCAGGGAAGCGTCCGCATGGGATATTCGGAGACGGACGCGCATACCGTGTACGACATGATCGTGCGGTTCGCGGACTACGGCTTCCCGAGGGCGCATGCGGCCGCTTACGCGGTGCTTGCGTTCCAGACGGCTTATCTCAAGGCGCATTACCCCGTTCCGTTTATGGCTTCGATGCTGGCTTCCGTCATGGGCAATCAGCGCAAGCTGGCCGAATACATCGAGGAGTGCCGGCGCACGGGCATCGAGGTGTTGCCTCCCGACGTCAACGAGAGCGGCGTCGGCTTCACGCCGGTGTTCGTCGGGGACGGCAAAGGCGCGATCCGCTTCGGGCTTGCGGCGATCAAAAACGTCGGCCATCATGCGATCGAGTCGATCCTTCAGGAACGCAAGGAGAAGCCGTTCGCTTCGCTGATGGACTTCTGCCGCCGCGTCGATCTTCGCGTGTGCAACAAGCGGGTCATCGAATCGCTGATTCAAGCGGGAGCCTTCGACCGGCTCGGCGGACATCGCGCCCAACTGATCGCGGCGCTGGACGAGACGGTGGAGGCGGCGGTCAAATGGCGCAAGGAGAGGGACGAGTTCCAACTGCATCTGTTCGGCTTCCACGAGGACGACTCGTGGGAGACGCCGCTGCCCGAGGTTCGTCCTTATGATCATAACCGGCGGCTGGAGCTCGAGCGGGAGCTGCTCGGCATGTATTTGTCGGGCCATCCGCTTGACGGTTGGCAACGCGTGCTGGAGCATCCCGAGCTGGACGAACTGCACCTGCTCGCCGAGTCCGGCAAGGACGGGCAGATCGTTATTACGGCAGGCATGATCGTCTCGGTCAAGCCGATCGTCACCCGCAAGGGGCAGCAGATGGCGTTCGCCGAGCTGGAGGATCGCGTCGACCGCGCGGAGCTTGTGCTGTTTCCCGAGCTGTGGCGCCAGACGGGCGAGCGGCTCGCCAAGGGCAGCTTGTGGCTGGCCGTCGGCCGCCTGCAGATTCAGGAGGAAGGGCCGGTCAAACTGGTCGGCGAGCGGTTGTATCCGCTGGACGAATCCCATCCCGACGCGCTGGAGCAGGCGCTGTTGGCGGCGCGCTCGCTCGCGGCCCGGCCGCAGCGGACCGGCGGCGGCACGGGATCGGGGCAGCGCCGTCCTTACGGGCGGGAGGCCGGCCCCTCCTCGCCTATGACGGTTGCCGCCGGGACACGATCGCCCGCCGCCGGCTCCGGCCGTCCCCGGCTTTACGTGCGCGTCGCGCCGGATATGGAGGAGCCCGGCCGGCTGAAGCAGCTTCAGCGGCTGCTTCAATCCTCGCGCGGCACGGTGCCGGTCGTGCTGTATTACGAGCGCACCCGCCGCGCCGTGGAGCTGAATCCGGCGTACAACGTCCAGCCGGGAGAGGAACTGCTCCGGGCCGTCGAGAAGTGGATGGGGCCCGGCTCCGTCCGCGTGAAATAA
- a CDS encoding YtrH family sporulation protein, whose translation MAPLLSDLTKNFFVAFGMVLGASLLAGVWSILLFKPPAPYMLEIARNVKVWALVAAVGGTIDPIRIIEFNLAEGYLNSAFRQILYIVSAFVGAQMGTALIEWICEGGLRA comes from the coding sequence ATGGCTCCGTTGTTGTCCGACCTGACGAAAAATTTTTTCGTGGCCTTCGGCATGGTGCTCGGCGCCTCTCTGCTTGCGGGAGTGTGGTCGATCCTGCTGTTTAAACCTCCGGCTCCGTATATGCTGGAGATCGCGCGCAACGTGAAAGTATGGGCGCTGGTCGCCGCCGTCGGCGGAACGATCGATCCGATCCGGATCATCGAATTCAACCTGGCCGAAGGCTATCTGAATTCGGCGTTCCGGCAAATTCTCTACATCGTCAGCGCGTTCGTGGGCGCGCAGATGGGAACCGCGCTGATCGAGTGGATCTGCGAAGGGGGACTGCGCGCGTGA
- a CDS encoding YtpI family protein, translated as MWIQIIMLGLLLAITCVSVYFSIRTRRLKGRKARGLSAAKTNISMGIMLIFAAVTLLFLFVDTGTRRTVATVFLIIGVFNLYAGLRSYSAYMRLPDDD; from the coding sequence ATGTGGATCCAGATCATCATGCTCGGCTTGCTGCTGGCGATCACTTGCGTCTCCGTTTATTTCAGCATCCGCACCCGCCGGCTGAAAGGGCGCAAAGCCAGAGGACTCAGCGCCGCAAAAACAAACATCAGCATGGGCATCATGCTGATCTTCGCCGCCGTCACGCTGCTTTTTCTGTTTGTCGATACCGGCACGCGCCGCACGGTTGCCACCGTGTTCCTCATAATCGGCGTCTTCAACCTGTATGCCGGCCTGCGCAGTTATTCCGCCTACATGCGGCTGCCCGATGACGATTGA